A region of Centropristis striata isolate RG_2023a ecotype Rhode Island chromosome 17, C.striata_1.0, whole genome shotgun sequence DNA encodes the following proteins:
- the LOC131989014 gene encoding coronin-2B-like, with translation MSWRSSFRCSKFRHVFGKPSTRGHCYDGVPITCSVHDNHYCSANPCFIAVVTECAGGGSFLVLPIHHTGRVDPQHPRVCGHSARVLDVKWNPFNDHCIASCSEDCTVKIWDIPVCGVQQNLTKARKTLMGHSRRVALIEWHPTAENLLLSSAYDYKVFLWDVSQAGAVLRYPVRVVLMPIYHRYPSDTLLLSVSFNNDGSRLAVTSKDRRVRVLDPRTGRILQVSSSKTHRASKVLYIGGLKMLLSTGSTPWNHRQIVLWDPDDLSEPLYEEDLDGSAGVLFPFYDPDTHMLYLAGKGDGNIRYYELSTEKPYISFLTEYRSLLPQKGLGVMPKRGLDVSACEVFRFYRLIAIKDLVEPLSMIVPRKESGIFQEDLYPMTAGNQAAMTAQEWLLGINRSPVLMSLKPETRVANPYPETPAEKGLVRQLSSLRFQMDPVVGAVTRIDLDFMEEAFLEEQLAYQDAKYPRQMSDLSGWQPDETQVPLWTYCCTPHCCEPAERPPPTTESELLQAFYRQQDEIRGLREQLNAKDVRITQLELDIKNTRNNMRATF, from the exons ATGTCGTGGCGTTCGTCTTTCCGCTGCTCAAAGTTTCGTCACGTTTTCGGGAAGCCGTCCACCAGGGGGCACTGCTACGACGGGGTGCCAATCACATGCAGCGTCCACGACAACCACTACTGCTCAGCCAATCCCTGCTTCATCGCCGTGGTGACCGAGTGCGCCGGGGGCGGGTCCTTCTTGGTCCTGCCCATCCATCAT ACAGGCCGGGTGGACCCTCAGCACCCGAGGGTGTGCGGTCACAGTGCCAGGGTCCTGGACGTCAAGTGGAACCCCTTTAATGATCACTGCATCGCCTCGTGCTCAGAGGATTGCACT GTCAAGATCTGGGACATCCCAGTGTGTGGCGTCCAACAGAACCTCACCAAGGCCAGGAAGACTCTGATGGGTCACTCCAGGAGGGTGGCGCTTATTGAGTGGCATCCAACAGCCGAGAACCTGCTGCTTAGCTCCGCCTACGACTACAAG GTGTTCCTCTGGGATGTGTCCCAGGCAGGTGCGGTGCTCAGGTACCCGGTCCGAGTGGTTCTGATGCCCATCTACCACCGATACCCCTCCGACACCCTACTGCTGTCTGTCAGCTTCAACAACGACGGCAGCAGGCTGGCGGTCACGTCCAAAGACAGACGGGTTCGAGTCCTGGACCCTCGGACAGGCAGGATCCTACAG GTGTCCAGCAGTAAGACTCACAGGGCCAGCAAGGTTTTATACATCGGAGGGTTGAAGATGCTTCTATCCACTGGCAGCACCCCGTGGAACCACAGACAGATTGTCCTTTGGGACCCT GATGACTTATCTGAACCGCTGTATGAAGAAGATTTGGACGGATCTGCAGGAGTTCTCTTTCCGTTCTACGACCcggacacacacatgctctaCTTGGCTGGAAAG GGTGACGGGAACATCCGGTACTACGAGCTGAGCACTGAGAAACCTTACATCAGCTTCCTGACGGAGTACAGGTCTCTGCTGCCACAGAAAGGACTTG GGGTGATGCCAAAACGCGGCCTGGACGTGAGCGCCTGTGAGGTTTTCAGATTTTACCGTCTGATCGCCATCAAAGACCTGGTGGAGCCGCTGTCCATGATCGTACCACGCAAAGAA TCGGGTATTTTCCAAGAGGATCTGTACCCAATGACAGCTGGAAACCAGGCGGCCATGACGGCTCAGGAGTGGCTGTTGGGGATCAACAGAA GTCCAGTGCTGATGTCCCTGAAGCCTGAGACCCGAGTAGCCAACCCTTACCCAGAAACCCCTGCTGAGAAGGGGCTTGTGAGGCAGCTGAGCTCCCTGAGGTTCCAGATGGATCCAGTTGTTGGTGCAGTGACCAGGATAGACCTGGACTTCATGGAGGAG GCCTTCCTTGAGGAGCAGCTGGCCTACCAGGACGCCAAATACCCCAGACAGATGAGCGATCTGTCGGGGTGGCAGCCAGACGAGACCCAGGTCCCGCTGTGGACGTACTGCTGCACGCCACACTGCTGCGAACCTGCAGAGAGGCCGCCGCCCACAACCGAGAGCGAG CTCCTGCAAGCATTTTACAGACAACAAGATGAGATCAGAGGCCTGAGAGAACAGCTTAATGCCAAAGAT GTGAGGATCACTCAGCTGGAGCTGGACATCAAGAACACCAGAAACAACATGAGGGCAACCTTCTGA